From Eptesicus fuscus isolate TK198812 chromosome 22, DD_ASM_mEF_20220401, whole genome shotgun sequence, a single genomic window includes:
- the LOC114233571 gene encoding filaggrin-2-like has translation MTDLLRSVVTVIDVFYKYTNQDGECGTLSKDELKELLQKEFRPILKNPDNPDTVEVIMHMLDRDHDRRLDFTEFLLMVFKLAMACNNVLSKEYCKASGSKKQKRSHGHRHQKEGSETEEEDENTSGQKSGSKNPSWSEGEEHGGLRGTAKHRHRSHSRRLGKQGSLSSSEKQEGFEKRRHGSSSGHSVSPSRESGEEYEYESESGFKSGGRKGHGDLSRGLEAIASSSKGSGDSGRQSYACDSINSSGCGGRQCVSSSCQAGRYGGQGNKSSCIQSGCQSQNSGGQGRRCISRSQSSGYGQCKPRSCSQSSGHRRRHGSPACCQPQNCCQPQNCGRQRGRRSRQSSCGRQYGSGSSQSSNCGQQGRRSRQSSCGRQYGSGSSQSSNCGQRGRRSRQSSCGRQYGSGSSQSSNCGQQGRRSRQSSCGSQYGSGVSQSSNCGQQGSGKQSSNSRQKGCTSNEYSKCQHGSGSGQSSGSGQHGSGSGQSSGFGQHGSGSGQSSGFEQHGSGSGQSSGFGQHGSSSGQSSGYGQHGSGSGQSSGYGQHGSGSGQSSGYGQHGSGSGQSSGYGQHGSGSGQSSGFGQHGSGSGQSSGHGQHVSGSGQSSGFEQYGSSSGQSSGFGKHGSGSGQSSGQGKHGSGSGQSSGSGQHGSSSGQSSGFGQHGSSSGQSSGHGQQGSGSGQSSGSGQHGSSSGQSSGFGKHGSSSGQSSGFGKHGSSSGQSSGFGQHGSSSGQSSASGQHGSSSGQSSGSGQHGSSSGQSSGFGKHGSSSGQSSGFGKHGSSSGQSSGSGQHGSSSGQSSGFGKHGSSSGQSSGFGQHGSSSGQSSGFGKHGSSSGQSSGSGQHGSSTGQSSGFGKHGSGSGQSSGFGQHRSSSGQSSGSGQHGSSSGQSSGFGKHGSSSGQSSGSGQHRSSTGQSSGFGKHGSGSGQSSGFGKHGSGSGQSSGFEQYGSSSGQSSGFGKHGSGSGQSSGQGKHGSGSGQSSGFGKQGSGSGQSSGFDQHGSRTSQSSSAHHSGRRGSSHSESSGSESHSRGSQGHSGSSHGQAGSQHGEWGSSGRGRQGTTHGQSGDTHIHGQAGHGHSSQSGSHRSGRSGSSHSEYSGSESHSTGSQGHSGSSHGQAGSQHGERGSSGRGRQGTTHGQSGDTHIHGQAGHGHSSQSGSGRGGRSGSSHSEYSGSESHSRGSQGHSGSSHGQAGSQHGEWGSSGKGRQGTTHGQSGDTRIHGQAGHGHSSQSGSGRGGRSGSSHSEYSGSESHSRGSQGHSGSSHGQAGSQHGEHGSSGKGRQGTTHGQSGDTHIHGQAGHGHSSQSGSGRGGRSGSSHSEYSGSESHSRGSQGHSRSSHGQAGSQHGEHGSSGKGRQGTTHGQSGDTHIHGQAGHGHSSQSGSGRGGRSGSSHSEYSGSESHSRGSQGHSGYSHGQAGSQHGEHGSSGKGRQGTAHGQSGDTHIHGQAGHGHSSQSGSGRGGRSGSSHSEYSGSESHSRGSQGHSGSSHGQAGSQHGEHGSSGRGRQGTIHGQSGDTHIHGQAGHGHSPQSGSGRGGRSGSSHSEYSGSESHSRGSQGHSRSSHGQAGSQHGEHGSSGKGRQGTTHGQSGDTHIHGQAGHGHSSQSGSGRGGRSGSSHSEYSGSESHSRGSQGHSGSSHGQAGSQHGEWGSSGKGRQGTAHGQSGDTHIHGQAGHGHSSQSGSHRSGRSGSSHSEYSGSESHSRGSQGHSRSSHGQAGSQHGEHGSSGKGRQGTTHGQSGDTHIHGQAGHGHSSQSGSGRGGRSGSSHSEYSGSESHSRGSQGHSGYSHGQAGSQHGEHGSSGKGRQRTTHGQSGDTHIHGQAGHGHSSQSGSHRSGRSGSSHSEYSSSESHSAGSQGHSGSSHGQAGSQHGEWGSSGKGRQGTAHGQSGQAGGRQNHGSSQRWKHGSYGSAGYDYGQSPNPPFNFDPIRQAKVSLTQDISSLKEILQQKREHLQLIKEVQALEAELTTLSTNPNPSKTTLHTFPVTRSQGSRPTAVEEEDNLPEEGSDSQNQTPDSGNEASDTEDPNPSQSNTSEQKYRRLNLKHLKDLKAAVNNYGPTAPFTIALLESLSDKWLTPNDWLSLARATLSGGDYVLWRTDFVENCRETAQRNNESKNSRWWTRDKLLGRPLYETNEVQAKFPPGLLAQIQVAGLKAWRRLPTKDSATTSLAKIHQGADEPYSDFISRLTDSAERLVGVGETESAFVKHLAYENANPICQEAIRPHRCGNLSDYIKLFSDYELFEDRTHIFIIDSPLTSMVTGETLAENKCLLNE, from the exons AACCCAGATAATCCAGACACGGTGGAGGTCATTATGCATATGCTGGATCGAGATCATGACCGAAGACTGGACTTTACTGAGTTTCTTCTGATGGTATTCAAGCTGGCTATGGCCTGCAACAACGTTCTCAGCAAAGAATACTGCAAAGCTTCAGGGTCAAAGAAGCAGAAGCGTAGTCATGGTCACCGGCACCAAAAGGAAGGAAGTGAAACAGAAGAAGAAGATGAGAATACATCAGGACAGAAATCAGGTTCTAAAAATCCAAGTTGGAGTGAGGGAGAGGAGCATGGGGGCTTGAGGGGAACTGCAAAACATAGACATAGGTCCCACTCCAGAAGGCTGGGAAAGCAAGGTAGTTTATCTAGCTCAGAGAAACAAGAGGGTTTTGAGAAAAGGCGCCATGGGTCTAGCTCTGGTCACTCAGTGAGCCCCTCTAGGGAATCCGGGGAGGAATATGAATATGAATCTGAATCTGGATTTAAGAGTGGGGGAAGAAAAGGTCATGGTGATCTGTCACGTGGATTAGAGGCTATTGCATCTAGCTCTAAAGGTTCAGGAGATAGTGGGAGACAAAGCTATGCATGTGATTCAATCAACTCAAGTGGGTGTGGAGGAAGACAATGTGTTTCCAGCTCCTGTCAGGCAGGCAGATATGGAGGGCAAGGAAATAAATCTAGCTGTATTCAGTCAGGTTGTCAATCACAAAATAGTGGAGGACAAGGTCGTAGATGTATCTCAAGAAGTCAGTCCTCTGGATATGGTCAATGTAAGCCTCGCTCCTGTAGCCAATCTTCTGGTCATAGAAGAAGACATGGATCCCCGGCATGTTGTCAACCACAGAACTGTTGTCAACCACAGAACTGTGGAAGACAACGGGGAAGAAGATCAAGGCAGTCCTCTTGTGGTAGACAATATGGGTCTGGATCAAGTCAGTCTTCTAATTGTGGTCAACAGGGAAGAAGATCAAGGCAGTCCTCTTGTGGTAGACAATATGGGTCTGGATCAAGTCAGTCTTCTAATTGTGGTCAACGGGGAAGAAGATCAAGGCAGTCCTCTTGTGGTAGACAATATGGGTCTGGATCAAGTCAGTCTTCTAATTGTGGTCAACAGGGAAGAAGATCAAGGCAGTCCTCTTGTGGTAGTCAATATGGGTCTGGAGTAAGTCAGTCTTCTAATTGTGGTCAACAAGGGTCTGGTAAACAGTCTAGTAACTCTCGTCAAAAAGGGTGTACATCAAATGAATATTCAAAATGTCAACACGGATCTGGCTCAGGTCAGTCCTCAGGCTCTGGACAACACGGGTCTGGCTCAGGTCAGTCCTCAGGCTTTGGACAACACGGGTCTGGCTCAGGTCAGTCGTCTGGCTTCGAGCAACATGGGTCTGGCTCAGGTCAGTCCTCAGGCTTTGGACAACATGGGTCTAGCTCAGGTCAGTCATCTGGTTATGGCCAACATGGATCTGGCTCAGGTCAGTCATCTGGTTATGGCCAACATGGATCTGGCTCAGGTCAGTCATCTGGTTATGGCCAACATGGATCTGGCTCAGGTCAGTCATCTGGTTATGGCCAACATGGATCTGGCTCAGGCCAGTCCTCAGGCTTTGGACAACATGGATCTGGCTCAGGTCAGTCATCTGGCCATGGTCAACATGTATCAGGCTCAGGTCAGTCCTCAGGCTTTGAACAATACGGGTCTAGCTCAGGTCAGTCCTCAGGCTTTGGGAAACATGGGTCTGGCTCAGGTCAGTCCTCTGGCCAAGGCAAACATGGATCTGGCTCAGGTCAGTCCTCAGGCTCTGGACAACATGGGTCTAGCTCAGGTCAGTCCTCAGGCTTCGGACAACATGGGTCTAGCTCAGGTCAGTCCTCTGGCCATGGCCAACAAGGATCTGGCTCAGGTCAGTCCTCAGGCTCTGGACAACATGGGTCTAGCTCAGGTCAGTCCTCAGGCTTTGGAAAACATGGGTCTAGCTCAGGTCAGTCATCTGGTTTTGGAAAACATGGGTCTAGCTCAGGTCAGTCATCTGGTTTTGGACAACATGGGTCTAGCTCAGGTCAGTCCTCAGCCTCTGGACAACATGGGTCTAGCTCAGGTCAGTCCTCAGGCTCTGGACAACATGGGTCTAGCTCAGGTCAGTCCTCAGGCTTTGGAAAACATGGGTCTAGCTCAGGTCAGTCATCTGGTTTTGGAAAACATGGGTCTAGCTCAGGTCAGTCCTCAGGCTCTGGACAACATGGGTCTAGCTCAGGTCAGTCCTCAGGCTTTGGAAAACATGGGTCTAGCTCAGGTCAGTCCTCAGGCTTCGGACAACATGGATCTAGTTCAGGTCAGTCATCTGGTTTTGGAAAACATGGGTCTAGCTCGGGTCAGTCATCTGGCTCTGGACAACATGGGTCTAGCACAGGTCAGTCCTCAGGCTTTGGAAAACATGGGTCTGGCTCAGGTCAGTCCTCAGGCTTTGGGCAACATAGGTCTAGCTCAGGTCAGTCCTCAGGCTCCGGACAACATGGGTCTAGCTCAGGTCAGTCATCTGGTTTTGGAAAACATGGTTCTAGCTCGGGTCAGTCATCTGGCTCTGGACAACATAGGTCTAGCACAGGTCAGTCCTCAGGCTTTGGAAAACATGGGTCTGGCTCAGGTCAGTCCTCAGGCTTTGGAAAACATGGGTCTGGCTCAGGTCAGTCCTCAGGCTTTGAACAATATGGGTCTAGCTCAGGTCAGTCCTCAGGCTTTGGAAAACATGGGTCTGGCTCAGGTCAGTCATCTGGCCAAGGCAAACATGGATCTGGCTCAGGTCAGTCCTCCGGCTTTGGAAAACAGGGATCTGGTTCAGGTCAGTCTTCTGGCTTTGACCAGCATGGGTCTAGAACAAGCCAATCCAGCTCAGCACATCATAGTGGAAGAAGGGGATCGAGTCACAGTGAGTCAAGTGGCAGTGAATCGCATTCTAGAGGCTCACAGGGACACTCAGGGTCCAGTCATGGCCAGGCTGGATCTCAGCATGGAGAGTGGGGATCCTCTGGTAGAGGGAGACAGGGAACTACTCATGGACAGTCAGGAGACACTCACATACATGGGCAGGCAGGTCATGGGCATTCCTCACAGTCAGGATCTCACAGAAGTGGAAGAAGCGGATCTAGTCACAGTGAGTACAGTGGCAGTGAATCGCATTCCACAGGCTCACAGGGACACTCAGGATCCAGTCATGGCCAGGCTGGATCTCAGCATGGAGAGCGGGGATCCTCTGGTAGAGGGAGACAGGGAACTACTCATGGACAGTCAGGAGACACCCACATACATGGGCAGGCAGGTCATGGGCATTCCTCACAGTCAGGATCTGGCAGAGGTGGAAGAAGCGGATCTAGTCACAGTGAGTACAGTGGCAGTGAATCGCATTCCAGAGGTTCACAGGGACACTCAGGGTCCAGTCATGGCCAGGCTGGATCTCAGCATGGAGAGTGGGGATCCTCTGGTAAAGGGAGACAGGGAACTACTCATGGACAGTCAGGAGACACCCGCATACATGGGCAGGCAGGTCATGGGCATTCCTCACAGTCAGGATCTGGCAGAGGTGGAAGAAGCGGATCTAGTCACAGTGAGTACAGTGGCAGTGAATCGCATTCCAGAGGTTCACAGGGACACTCAGGGTCCAGTCATGGCCAGGCTGGATCTCAGCATGGAGAGCATGGATCCTCTGGTAAAGGGAGACAGGGAACTACTCATGGACAGTCAGGAGACACCCACATACATGGGCAGGCAGGTCATGGGCATTCCTCACAGTCAGGATCTGGCAGAGGTGGAAGAAGCGGATCTAGTCACAGTGAGTACAGTGGCAGTGAATCGCATTCCAGAGGTTCACAGGGACACTCACGGTCCAGTCATGGCCAGGCTGGATCTCAGCATGGAGAGCATGGATCCTCTGGTAAAGGGAGACAGGGAACTACTCATGGACAGTCAGGAGACACCCACATACATGGGCAGGCAGGTCATGGGCATTCCTCACAGTCAGGATCTGGCAGAGGTGGAAGAAGCGGATCTAGTCACAGTGAGTACAGTGGCAGTGAATCGCATTCCAGAGGTTCACAGGGACACTCAGGATACAGTCATGGCCAGGCTGGATCTCAGCATGGAGAGCATGGATCCTCTGGTAAAGGGAGACAGGGAACTGCTCATGGACAATCAGGAGACACCCACATACATGGGCAGGCAGGTCATGGGCATTCCTCACAGTCAGGATCTGGCAGAGGTGGAAGAAGCGGATCTAGTCACAGTGAGTACAGTGGCAGTGAATCGCATTCCAGAGGTTCACAGGGACACTCAGGGTCCAGTCATGGCCAGGCTGGATCTCAGCATGGAGAGCATGGATCCTCTGGTAGAGGGAGACAGGGAACTATTCATGGACAGTCAGGAGATACCCACATACATGGGCAGGCAGGTCATGGGCATTCCCCACAGTCAGGATCTGGCAGAGGTGGAAGAAGCGGATCTAGTCACAGTGAGTACAGTGGCAGTGAATCGCATTCCAGAGGTTCACAGGGACACTCACGGTCCAGTCATGGCCAGGCTGGATCTCAGCATGGAGAGCATGGATCCTCTGGTAAAGGGAGACAGGGAACTACTCATGGACAGTCAGGAGACACCCACATACATGGGCAGGCAGGTCATGGGCATTCCTCACAGTCAGGATCTGGCAGAGGTGGAAGAAGCGGATCTAGTCACAGTGAGTACAGTGGCAGTGAATCGCATTCCAGAGGTTCACAGGGACACTCAGGGTCCAGTCATGGCCAGGCTGGATCTCAGCATGGAGAGTGGGGATCCTCTGGTAAAGGGAGACAGGGAACTGCTCATGGACAGTCAGGAGACACCCACATACATGGGCAGGCAGGTCATGGGCATTCCTCACAGTCAGGATCTCACAGAAGTGGAAGAAGCGGATCTAGTCACAGTGAGTACAGTGGCAGTGAATCGCATTCCAGAGGTTCACAGGGACACTCACGGTCCAGTCATGGCCAGGCTGGATCTCAGCATGGAGAGCATGGATCCTCTGGTAAAGGGAGACAGGGAACTACTCATGGACAGTCAGGAGACACCCACATACATGGGCAGGCAGGTCATGGGCATTCCTCACAGTCAGGATCTGGCAGAGGTGGAAGAAGCGGATCTAGTCACAGTGAGTACAGTGGCAGTGAATCGCATTCCAGAGGTTCACAGGGACACTCAGGATACAGTCATGGCCAGGCTGGATCTCAGCATGGAGAGCATGGATCCTCTGgtaaagggagacagagaactaCTCATGGACAGTCAGGAGACACCCACATACATGGGCAGGCAGGTCATGGGCATTCCTCACAGTCAGGATCTCACAGAAGTGGGAGAAGCGGATCTAGTCACAGTGAGTACAGTAGCAGTGAATCGCATTCCGCAGGCTCACAGGGACACTCAGGGTCCAGTCATGGCCAGGCTGGATCTCAGCATGGAGAGTGGGGATCCTCTGGCAAAGGGAGACAGGGAACTGCTCATGGACAATCAGGACAGGCAGGTGGAAGACAAAATCATGGATCAAGTCAAAGATGGAAACACGGTAGCTATGGAAGTGCAGGATATGACTATGGGCAAT CTCCAAATCCACCCTTTAATTTCGACCCCATCAGACAAGCTAAGGTCTCTCTTACCCAAGAcatatcctctttaaaagaaatcctccaaCAAAAACGTGAACACCTCCAGCTTATTAAAGAAGTCCAAGCCCTCGAGGCAGAACTTACCACCCTCTCTACTAACCCAAACCCTTCAAAAACCACCCTCCACACTTTTCCCGTCACCCGCAGTCAGGGTTCCCGCCCTACAGCTGTTGAGGAAGAAGATAACTTACCAGAAGAAGGCTCTGACTCTCAAAATCAAACTCCAGACTCAGGCAATGAAGCTTCAGACACTGAAGACCCCAACCCTAGCCAGAGtaacacatctgaacaaaaataccgCCGCCTTAACcttaaacatcttaaagatcttaaagccGCAGTCAATAACTATGGCCCTACAGCCCCCTTTACCATCGCCCTTCTCGAAAGCTTAAGTGACAAATGGCTCACACCTAATGACTGGCTATCCTTAGCTCGAGCCACGCTTTCAGGAGGTGATTATGTCCTTTGGCGTACAGACTTTGTTGAGAACTGCCGAGAAACAGCCCAacgtaataatgaaagtaaaaactccCGCTGGTGGACCAGAGATAAACTTCTTGGCCGACCCCTctatgaaaccaatgaagtccAGGCCAAATTTCCCCCTGGTTTACTAGCCCAAATCCAAGTCGCCGGTCTTAAGGCTTGGCGCCGTCTCCCCACTAAGGATTCTGCCACTACCTCGCTAGCCAAAATTCACCAAGGAGCTGACGagccttacagtgattttatcagcCGCCTCACGGACTCGGCTGAAAGATTAGTGGGGGTAGGTGAAACGGAAAGTGCCTTTGTGAAGCATCTCGCTTATGAGAATGCTAACCCTATCTGTCAAGAGGCAATAAGACCTCATCGATGTGGCAATCTCTCTGATTATATTAAACTTTTCTCCG